One segment of Shewanella piezotolerans WP3 DNA contains the following:
- the purL gene encoding phosphoribosylformylglycinamidine synthase — MEIIRGAPALSAFRVQKLMQACESAALPVRQIYAEFIHLADLKESLEENESQQLEKILTYGPAIEAHQPEGKLHFVTPRPGTISPWSSKATDIAHNCGLDKVLRLERGIAYYVVADELTAAQTKSLLELLHDRMVEVVVNDFNAADVLFARTEPAKFKSVDILGQGRSALELANTTLGLALAEDEIDYLVENFKRLERNPNDVELMMFAQANSEHCRHKIFNADWTIDGEVQPKSLFKMIKNTFETTPENVLSAYKDNAAVMTGSTAGRFFPKQDGVYGYHTEPMHILMKVETHNHPTAISPYPGAATGSGGEIRDEGATGRGSKPKAGLTGFSVSNLKIPGFVQPWEADYGKPDRIVTALDIMTEGPLGGAAFNNEFGRPALVGYFRTYEQEVNSHNGVEVRGYHKPIMLAGGLGNIREEHVQKGEITVGAKLVVLGGPAMNIGLGGGAASSMTSGQSSEDLDFASVQRENPEMERRCQEVIDRCWQMGDANPIQFIHDVGAGGLSNAFPELVDDGGRGGNFELRRVPSDEPGMSPLEIWCNESQERYVMSIAPENLAVFTAICQRERAPFAVVGVATEERELILSDEHFENHPIELPLEVLLGKAPKMSRDVVSAKANSSALDQSDIAVKEAAHRLLRLPTIAEKTFLITIGDRTVTGLVNRDQMVGPWQVPVADCAVTAASYDSYVGEAMSIGERTPLALLDFGASARMAVAESILNIAGTDIGSFKRIKLSANWMSPAGHPGEDAGLYEAVKAIGEELCPDLSLTIPVGKDSMSMKTAWEDNGVQKAVTSPMSLVITAFGVVQDVRNTVTPELRSDKGDSELLLLDLGLGQNRLGGSCLAQVYSELGDIAPDLDNSATLKGFFEVIQPLVADQSILAYHDRSDGGLYTTLVEMAFAGHTGLNVDLSALTGTDVERLFNEELGAVIQVRREDSAAISAKFNAAGVACHKVAELTDTDQIAIFDGEREVLTETRTSLRTIWAETTYRMQSLRDNPECAKEEHALKQDANDLGLTVDLSFDPSEDVAAPFILKGAAPKMAILREQGVNSHIEMAAAFDRAGFESKDVHMSDILSGRISLEEFQGLVACGGFSYGDVLGAGEGWAKSILFNARAREQFSQFFERDDSFSLGVCNGCQMLSNLKDIIPGTDLWPHFVRNRSERFEARFSLVEVQKSPSLFFQGMEGSRMPIAVSHGEGRAEFASPEALAAAEASGTIALRYVDGNGQIATQYPQNPNGSPNAITALSSTDGRVTIMMPHPERVFRTVANSWHPDSWGEDSPWMRMFRNVRKSIG; from the coding sequence ATGGAGATCATCCGCGGAGCCCCTGCACTTTCGGCGTTTAGAGTACAGAAGCTTATGCAAGCTTGTGAGTCGGCTGCACTACCAGTGCGCCAAATCTATGCCGAGTTTATCCACTTAGCTGATTTGAAAGAATCGCTAGAAGAAAATGAAAGTCAACAGCTTGAAAAAATCTTAACCTATGGTCCTGCTATTGAAGCACATCAGCCAGAAGGTAAGCTCCATTTTGTCACGCCCCGTCCTGGTACAATTTCTCCTTGGTCTTCTAAAGCAACCGATATCGCCCACAACTGTGGTCTTGATAAAGTGCTGCGCTTAGAACGTGGTATTGCTTACTACGTTGTTGCCGATGAGTTAACTGCTGCGCAAACCAAATCGCTACTTGAACTGTTACATGACCGCATGGTTGAAGTTGTTGTTAATGACTTTAATGCGGCGGATGTATTGTTTGCTCGCACTGAACCTGCAAAATTTAAAAGCGTTGATATTCTAGGGCAAGGACGTAGCGCGCTCGAGCTGGCGAATACCACCTTAGGACTCGCGCTTGCTGAAGATGAGATTGACTACCTAGTCGAGAATTTCAAGCGTTTAGAGCGTAATCCTAATGATGTTGAGCTTATGATGTTTGCTCAAGCAAACTCTGAGCATTGTCGTCATAAGATCTTTAATGCTGATTGGACAATCGATGGCGAGGTTCAGCCAAAGTCCTTGTTCAAGATGATTAAGAACACTTTTGAGACTACACCTGAAAATGTACTTTCTGCTTATAAAGATAATGCTGCGGTAATGACGGGCTCAACAGCGGGTCGTTTCTTCCCTAAGCAAGATGGAGTATATGGCTATCACACTGAGCCAATGCATATCTTAATGAAGGTTGAAACCCATAACCACCCAACAGCAATTAGCCCATATCCAGGTGCGGCAACCGGCAGTGGTGGTGAAATTCGTGATGAAGGTGCGACAGGGCGAGGCTCTAAGCCAAAAGCTGGCTTAACTGGATTTAGCGTTTCAAACCTTAAAATTCCAGGTTTTGTACAGCCATGGGAAGCCGATTACGGTAAACCAGACCGCATTGTGACCGCGCTTGATATTATGACTGAAGGCCCACTTGGTGGCGCAGCATTTAACAATGAGTTCGGTCGCCCAGCGCTTGTGGGTTATTTCCGAACTTACGAGCAGGAAGTGAATAGTCACAACGGTGTTGAAGTTCGTGGTTACCACAAGCCGATAATGTTGGCGGGTGGTTTAGGTAATATTCGCGAAGAGCATGTCCAAAAAGGCGAGATCACTGTAGGTGCAAAATTGGTTGTACTCGGTGGCCCTGCAATGAATATCGGTCTAGGTGGCGGCGCGGCGTCTTCGATGACATCTGGCCAATCAAGCGAAGATCTAGATTTTGCTTCGGTGCAGCGTGAAAACCCAGAGATGGAACGTCGCTGTCAGGAAGTTATCGACCGTTGCTGGCAGATGGGTGACGCAAACCCAATCCAGTTTATTCATGATGTGGGCGCAGGCGGCTTGTCGAATGCTTTCCCTGAGCTGGTTGATGACGGCGGACGTGGCGGTAACTTTGAGCTGCGTAGAGTGCCTTCTGACGAGCCAGGTATGAGCCCATTAGAGATCTGGTGTAACGAGTCGCAAGAGCGCTATGTTATGTCAATTGCACCAGAGAATTTAGCTGTATTTACTGCGATTTGTCAGCGTGAACGTGCACCATTTGCAGTAGTTGGTGTGGCAACTGAAGAGCGTGAGTTAATCCTTAGCGATGAGCACTTCGAAAACCATCCAATTGAACTTCCTTTAGAAGTGCTTTTAGGCAAAGCGCCTAAGATGAGCCGTGACGTTGTGAGCGCGAAAGCTAACTCAAGCGCATTGGATCAAAGTGATATTGCAGTTAAAGAAGCTGCACATCGTTTACTTCGCTTGCCAACCATTGCTGAAAAAACCTTCCTTATCACCATTGGTGACAGAACCGTAACGGGCTTAGTTAACCGCGACCAAATGGTTGGCCCTTGGCAGGTGCCCGTTGCGGATTGCGCCGTGACGGCTGCTAGTTATGATTCATATGTCGGTGAAGCTATGTCGATTGGTGAGCGTACTCCGCTGGCACTGCTCGACTTTGGCGCATCAGCACGTATGGCGGTAGCTGAGTCTATTTTGAATATCGCCGGTACTGATATTGGTTCATTCAAGCGCATTAAGCTTTCTGCTAACTGGATGTCGCCAGCAGGTCACCCTGGTGAAGATGCCGGCCTTTATGAAGCCGTTAAAGCAATTGGTGAAGAGCTTTGTCCTGATTTGTCACTGACCATTCCAGTTGGTAAAGACTCGATGTCGATGAAGACTGCCTGGGAAGACAACGGCGTACAAAAAGCCGTGACTTCGCCAATGTCGCTAGTTATTACCGCTTTTGGTGTGGTACAAGATGTTCGAAATACAGTAACGCCAGAACTGCGCAGCGATAAAGGTGACAGTGAACTGTTGCTGCTTGATCTAGGTCTTGGACAAAATCGTCTTGGTGGCTCTTGTTTAGCACAGGTATACAGCGAACTGGGTGATATCGCCCCAGATCTTGATAACTCTGCGACGTTGAAAGGCTTCTTTGAAGTGATTCAGCCACTAGTCGCAGACCAGTCAATTCTTGCTTATCACGACAGAAGTGATGGTGGTTTATACACCACTCTAGTTGAGATGGCGTTTGCTGGACACACTGGCCTAAATGTTGATTTGAGTGCGTTAACAGGTACTGATGTTGAGCGTTTATTTAACGAAGAGCTTGGCGCTGTTATCCAAGTTCGCCGTGAAGATTCCGCAGCCATTAGTGCGAAGTTTAATGCTGCAGGTGTAGCTTGTCATAAGGTGGCTGAGCTGACTGATACAGATCAAATTGCTATCTTTGATGGTGAGCGTGAAGTGTTAACGGAAACGCGTACCTCACTGCGTACTATTTGGGCTGAAACGACTTATCGCATGCAGTCACTGCGTGATAACCCTGAGTGTGCTAAAGAGGAACATGCGCTTAAGCAAGACGCTAATGACTTAGGTCTTACCGTTGATTTGAGCTTTGATCCAAGCGAAGATGTTGCTGCACCATTTATCTTAAAAGGTGCTGCGCCTAAGATGGCGATTTTGCGTGAGCAAGGCGTTAACTCCCATATCGAAATGGCAGCGGCATTTGATCGTGCAGGCTTTGAGTCTAAAGATGTGCACATGAGTGATATTCTGAGTGGCCGCATTAGTTTAGAGGAGTTCCAAGGTCTTGTGGCTTGTGGTGGTTTCTCATACGGTGACGTACTTGGCGCGGGTGAAGGCTGGGCTAAGTCTATCTTGTTTAATGCGCGTGCTCGTGAGCAGTTTAGTCAGTTCTTCGAACGCGATGATAGCTTCTCATTAGGTGTTTGTAATGGTTGTCAGATGCTGTCTAACCTAAAAGACATCATTCCTGGCACCGATTTGTGGCCACACTTTGTACGTAACCGCTCTGAGCGTTTTGAAGCACGCTTTAGTTTGGTTGAAGTACAAAAGAGCCCATCGTTATTCTTCCAAGGTATGGAAGGCTCGCGTATGCCGATTGCTGTTTCTCACGGTGAGGGACGTGCTGAGTTTGCATCACCAGAGGCATTAGCTGCTGCTGAAGCGTCAGGGACTATTGCACTGCGCTATGTGGATGGTAATGGTCAGATAGCCACTCAGTACCCACAAAACCCTAACGGTTCGCCGAATGCAATTACAGCATTGAGCTCGACCGATGGCCGTGTAACGATCATGATGCCGCATCCTGAGCGTGTATTTAGAACGGTTGCTAACTCATGGCACCCTGATTCATGGGGTGAAGATAGCCCATGGATGAGAATGTTCCGTAACGTTAGAAAATCAATTGGTTAA
- the guaB gene encoding IMP dehydrogenase, with translation MLRLKKEALTFDDVLLVPAHSTVLPNTAVLKTRLTNTIELNTPIVSAAMDTVTEARLAIAIAQEGGLGFIHKNMTIEQQAEEVRKVKIYEAGIVQQPVTVTPTTTLADLKVLTEKNGFAGYPVVNEANELVGIITGRDVRFVTDWSRTVDQVMTPKDRLVTVAEGTKLDEVQTLMHSHRVEKVLVVDDNFKLKGLITVKDFQKAERKPNACKDELGRLRVGAAVGAGPGNEERVDALVLAGVDILLIDSSHGHSEGVLQRIRDTRAKYPELQIVGGNVATAEGALALVEAGVNAVKVGIGPGSICTTRIVTGVGVPQITAVSDAATAVKHLNIPVIADGGIRFSGDLAKALAAGASCIMAGSMFAGTDEAPGETELYNGRAYKSYRGMGSLGAMTQTQGSSDRYFQSDNAADKLVPEGIEGRVAYKGKLKEIIHQHMGGLRSCMGLTGCATIKELNEKAEFVKITAAGMGESHVHDVKISKEAPNYSSGS, from the coding sequence ATGTTAAGATTAAAGAAAGAAGCGCTAACGTTTGATGATGTGTTGCTAGTTCCAGCGCACTCCACCGTCCTCCCAAATACTGCCGTTCTCAAAACACGTCTAACAAATACGATAGAACTGAACACGCCTATAGTGTCTGCTGCGATGGATACCGTCACAGAAGCACGCTTAGCTATTGCGATTGCGCAAGAAGGCGGTTTAGGATTTATCCATAAAAATATGACGATTGAGCAACAGGCCGAAGAAGTTCGCAAAGTAAAAATTTACGAAGCGGGTATTGTTCAGCAGCCAGTGACTGTGACGCCGACCACCACTTTAGCCGATCTTAAAGTATTGACTGAAAAGAACGGTTTTGCTGGTTACCCTGTCGTTAATGAAGCCAATGAACTTGTCGGTATTATTACTGGCCGTGATGTGCGTTTTGTTACTGATTGGAGCCGTACTGTTGATCAGGTAATGACGCCTAAAGATCGACTTGTTACCGTAGCTGAAGGCACTAAGCTTGATGAAGTGCAAACACTGATGCATTCTCACCGCGTTGAGAAAGTATTGGTTGTTGATGACAACTTTAAGCTTAAAGGTCTTATTACTGTTAAAGATTTCCAAAAAGCTGAGCGTAAGCCTAATGCATGTAAAGACGAACTAGGTCGTTTACGTGTCGGTGCGGCGGTTGGTGCAGGCCCAGGTAATGAAGAGCGTGTTGACGCGCTTGTTCTTGCCGGCGTTGATATCTTACTTATCGACTCATCTCACGGTCACTCAGAAGGCGTACTACAACGCATTCGTGATACTCGCGCTAAATACCCTGAACTACAAATCGTTGGTGGCAACGTCGCTACCGCTGAAGGTGCCTTAGCCCTTGTTGAAGCTGGCGTTAATGCGGTTAAAGTGGGTATTGGTCCTGGTTCTATCTGTACTACTCGTATCGTGACTGGTGTAGGTGTACCACAAATTACCGCGGTATCTGATGCAGCGACAGCAGTTAAGCATCTAAATATTCCTGTTATTGCCGATGGTGGTATTCGCTTCTCTGGTGATTTAGCAAAAGCACTTGCTGCAGGTGCATCATGCATCATGGCGGGTTCTATGTTTGCTGGTACCGATGAAGCACCTGGCGAAACTGAACTTTATAATGGCCGAGCTTATAAGTCATACCGTGGAATGGGCTCATTGGGCGCAATGACACAAACACAAGGTTCGTCTGATCGTTACTTCCAAAGTGATAACGCTGCAGACAAGCTAGTCCCTGAAGGTATCGAAGGTCGCGTTGCTTACAAAGGCAAGCTTAAAGAGATCATTCATCAGCACATGGGCGGTTTACGTTCATGCATGGGCCTAACAGGTTGTGCCACGATTAAAGAACTTAATGAGAAAGCTGAGTTTGTTAAAATCACCGCTGCTGGCATGGGCGAGTCTCATGTTCACGATGTGAAAATTAGCAAAGAAGCGCCGAACTACAGTTCAGGTTCTTAA
- the guaA gene encoding glutamine-hydrolyzing GMP synthase has product MSNIHEHKILILDFGSQYTQLIARRIREIGVYCELWAWDVSEEQIRGFAPNGIILAGGPESVTADNSPRAPEYVFNAGVPVLGICYGMQTMSEQLGGKVIQGVGEGEFGYAQVEVQTESALFKAIEDAVSETGKPLLDVWMSHGDKVSEIPDGFVTVANTETCPFAAMANEDKKFYGVQFHPEVTHTRQGKRMLEHFALDICGCDANWKPSSIIEDAVERLKKQIGDDEVILGLSGGVDSSVVAMLLHRAIGDKLTCVFVDNGLLRLNEAQQVMDMFGDHFGLNIIHVDAENRFLDAMAGEADPESKRKIIGHVFVEIFDEESKKCANAKWLAQGTIYPDVIESAGSATGKAHVIKSHHNVGGLPDDMELGLVEPLRELFKDEVRKIGLELGLPYDMLYRHPFPGPGLGVRVLGEVKKEYCDLLRLADAIFIEELHKADLYNKVSQAFTVFLPVRSVGVMGDGRKYDWVVSLRAVETIDFMTAHWAHLPYDFLGRVSNRIINEIDGISRVVYDISGKPPATIEWE; this is encoded by the coding sequence ATGAGCAACATTCATGAGCATAAGATCCTAATCCTAGATTTTGGATCGCAATACACCCAATTGATTGCCCGCCGTATTCGTGAAATCGGTGTTTATTGTGAACTTTGGGCTTGGGATGTTTCCGAAGAGCAAATTCGTGGTTTTGCACCCAACGGCATTATCTTAGCGGGTGGTCCAGAAAGCGTGACTGCAGACAACTCTCCACGCGCCCCTGAGTATGTGTTTAACGCTGGCGTTCCTGTACTTGGTATTTGCTACGGCATGCAGACAATGTCTGAACAGCTTGGTGGTAAAGTGATTCAAGGTGTTGGAGAGGGTGAGTTTGGTTACGCACAAGTAGAAGTACAAACTGAATCTGCACTATTTAAAGCTATTGAAGATGCGGTAAGCGAAACTGGTAAGCCATTACTTGACGTTTGGATGAGTCATGGCGATAAGGTATCCGAGATCCCTGACGGTTTCGTTACCGTTGCCAACACTGAGACGTGTCCGTTTGCAGCTATGGCAAACGAAGACAAAAAATTCTACGGTGTTCAGTTCCATCCTGAAGTGACTCATACTCGCCAAGGCAAGCGCATGCTTGAGCATTTCGCGCTCGATATTTGTGGTTGTGATGCTAACTGGAAACCCTCTTCAATTATTGAAGATGCTGTAGAACGTTTAAAGAAACAGATTGGTGATGATGAAGTTATCCTCGGTCTATCTGGTGGTGTTGATTCATCTGTCGTTGCAATGCTGCTGCACCGCGCGATTGGTGATAAGCTGACTTGTGTATTCGTTGATAACGGTTTGCTGCGTTTAAATGAAGCTCAGCAAGTGATGGATATGTTTGGTGATCACTTTGGACTGAATATCATCCATGTTGATGCTGAAAACCGTTTCCTTGATGCGATGGCGGGTGAAGCCGATCCAGAATCTAAGCGTAAAATCATCGGTCATGTATTTGTTGAGATCTTCGATGAAGAATCAAAGAAATGCGCAAACGCTAAATGGCTTGCCCAAGGCACTATCTACCCAGATGTGATTGAGTCTGCAGGTAGCGCAACAGGTAAAGCACACGTGATTAAATCGCACCATAACGTTGGCGGATTGCCTGATGATATGGAACTTGGTTTGGTTGAACCACTGCGTGAACTGTTTAAAGATGAAGTGCGTAAGATTGGTCTAGAGCTAGGTCTACCGTACGACATGCTTTATCGTCACCCGTTCCCAGGACCTGGTCTTGGTGTACGTGTGCTTGGCGAAGTGAAGAAAGAGTACTGTGACTTACTGCGTTTAGCTGATGCGATTTTTATCGAAGAGCTACACAAGGCTGATCTTTACAACAAAGTTAGCCAAGCATTTACTGTGTTCTTACCGGTTCGCTCTGTTGGCGTTATGGGTGACGGCCGTAAATACGATTGGGTTGTCAGCTTACGTGCGGTAGAAACTATCGACTTTATGACAGCACATTGGGCACATCTGCCATATGACTTCTTAGGTCGTGTATCTAATCGAATCATTAATGAAATAGACGGCATTTCACGTGTTGTTTACGATATTTCAGGTAAGCCACCTGCAACTATTGAGTGGGAATAA
- the tadA gene encoding tRNA adenosine(34) deaminase TadA, whose product MYLESRLPNRDNTQQTAAQVAQAEDDSRFMKMAMEMAAKAEEKGEVPVGAVLVKDGEVVSAGFNYSIGLHDPSAHAEMQCIRQAGQLLENYRLLDTTLYVTLEPCAMCAGAIVHSRISRLVYGANDEKTGAAGTVIDIVRHPAFNHQVEVTAGVRDEACSEQLSAFFKRRRKEKKAAKALAKLESSELASKD is encoded by the coding sequence ATGTATCTGGAGAGTCGATTGCCAAATCGCGATAACACACAACAAACTGCAGCACAGGTAGCACAAGCCGAAGACGATAGCCGTTTTATGAAAATGGCAATGGAGATGGCAGCTAAGGCGGAAGAAAAGGGCGAGGTGCCCGTTGGCGCCGTTTTGGTTAAAGATGGTGAAGTGGTTAGCGCTGGCTTTAATTACAGCATTGGTTTGCATGATCCAAGTGCTCACGCTGAGATGCAATGCATTCGGCAAGCGGGGCAGTTGCTGGAAAATTACCGTTTATTAGATACCACGCTATATGTCACGTTAGAGCCATGTGCCATGTGTGCAGGAGCAATTGTTCACTCTAGGATTAGTCGACTGGTTTATGGCGCGAATGATGAGAAAACCGGGGCTGCAGGCACAGTTATTGATATTGTGCGCCACCCTGCATTTAATCATCAAGTAGAGGTTACCGCAGGGGTGAGAGACGAGGCGTGTAGTGAGCAACTCAGCGCTTTTTTTAAGCGCAGAAGAAAAGAGAAGAAAGCGGCGAAAGCGTTGGCTAAACTTGAATCTTCTGAACTTGCTAGTAAGGACTAG
- the mltF gene encoding membrane-bound lytic murein transglycosylase MltF: MIKKLCLIFCCITLLAACQKVVVEQKQVAVIEPKTELVVGTLFGPQIYFSSGQGESGYDYEMAARFAKYLNLELKMMPFANISELYGALRAGKIDIIAAGLADTPSRREKYRVGPPLYRVNQVLVYRQGTRPPKDINDLEGDITVITDSSFVDTLSELQKSNPNLMWKQEKDKDSEELLAMIASGDLQYTIADSTSLDINRRFMPELREGAVLKEKQPVVWLLPPNNSDRLMSKLLAFWHIEKRSGTLAHLNEKYFAHVRRFDYVDTRAFIRAIDNKLPKYQETFEKYAGDIDWRKLAATAYQESHWNPNARSPTGVRGLMMLTLPTAKQVGIENRLDPYQSIQGGAKYLNSMLERLPESIPESQRMWFALASYNIGFGHVEDARKLAQSMGLNPSAWRDIKEVLPLLQKRKHYKKTRYGYARGNEAVHYVDSIRRYYDTLVWIDNQNILLDLKSDVTQTADNSGQTMEGAQPQ; this comes from the coding sequence ATGATAAAAAAGCTTTGCCTTATTTTCTGCTGTATAACCTTACTGGCTGCATGCCAGAAGGTCGTCGTGGAACAAAAGCAAGTGGCAGTCATTGAACCAAAAACAGAGTTAGTCGTCGGCACCTTATTTGGTCCTCAAATCTATTTTAGCTCCGGTCAGGGTGAATCTGGTTACGATTATGAGATGGCAGCAAGATTCGCTAAGTATCTCAACCTTGAGCTGAAGATGATGCCATTTGCCAACATTAGTGAGTTATACGGCGCACTAAGGGCTGGAAAAATCGATATTATCGCTGCGGGTCTGGCTGACACGCCTTCAAGACGAGAAAAATATAGAGTAGGCCCTCCGCTCTATCGTGTAAATCAAGTATTGGTATATAGGCAAGGCACACGACCACCAAAAGATATCAACGATCTCGAGGGCGATATAACCGTTATCACCGACTCGTCGTTTGTCGATACTCTAAGCGAACTGCAAAAATCCAACCCTAATCTAATGTGGAAACAGGAAAAGGATAAAGACTCCGAAGAGTTATTGGCGATGATCGCCAGTGGAGACTTACAGTACACCATCGCAGACTCAACCAGTTTAGATATTAACAGACGCTTTATGCCTGAACTACGTGAAGGCGCCGTTCTTAAAGAGAAGCAACCGGTCGTATGGCTACTGCCACCTAACAATAGCGACCGCTTAATGAGTAAGTTGCTGGCATTTTGGCACATAGAAAAACGCAGCGGCACCCTTGCCCATTTAAATGAAAAGTACTTTGCCCACGTTAGACGTTTTGACTATGTCGATACCCGTGCCTTTATCCGTGCTATCGATAATAAGCTACCCAAGTATCAAGAAACCTTTGAAAAGTATGCTGGCGATATCGACTGGCGTAAACTCGCCGCGACCGCATATCAAGAATCGCACTGGAACCCTAATGCCCGCTCACCTACTGGTGTACGCGGACTGATGATGCTCACCCTTCCGACCGCCAAACAAGTTGGAATTGAGAATAGGCTTGATCCGTACCAAAGTATTCAAGGTGGTGCCAAGTACCTCAACAGCATGCTCGAACGCTTGCCTGAGTCGATCCCCGAGAGTCAGCGTATGTGGTTTGCCCTTGCCTCTTATAATATTGGTTTTGGTCACGTTGAAGATGCAAGGAAACTGGCGCAATCGATGGGACTTAACCCCAGTGCTTGGCGTGACATTAAAGAAGTATTACCGCTGTTACAAAAAAGAAAACACTACAAAAAGACTCGATACGGCTACGCCCGCGGCAATGAAGCCGTACACTATGTCGACAGTATTCGCCGTTACTACGATACGCTAGTGTGGATCGATAATCAGAACATATTGCTTGATCTTAAAAGTGATGTGACCCAAACAGCAGATAACAGTGGCCAAACAATGGAAGGTGCCCAGCCACAATAA